The Bombus pascuorum chromosome 12, iyBomPasc1.1, whole genome shotgun sequence genome contains the following window.
tttcaagtcTTTTTTCATAAGGTTCattattaagtaaaatatcattatgcataataatatcaaatgcAACAAAACATTGTTGGTAAGGACTATCTTTTGTGAGCTTCTTAACATCATAGTTCATTCCCTTTGAGCCTAacaatttcctttctttatgCCAACCCATTAATTCACCATCTAAAATGACTGATTTTACTTGAGGATTTAATAATCGACCAAATACACCGCTCATAAAAcctaaaatgtataattttggtACCATCATAGAGATCATGTcatctttacaaaaatatgtatttagtttaatttatatataacatgtTCTAATCAAATTGCAACACACATATACCTGCAGAACTAGTTTCCCCAAAACCAGGCTTATTTGTAATATCATATCCTTGTCTTgtaaaatacttatatttgCCATCTTTCATATGTATTTGAGATCGTTCGCCATCATATTTACATTGCACAAAGTATTGTTTTCTTCcattaaaaagtttctctacattttcaatttgacATTCTTCTAATAACATAGGCTTGAAATGAGAAAAAACTTGAATACCATGATGATATCTCAATTGAGGATCATATAATGTGTCACAAATTTGTCGCAAATTAGATGATACATCAAACAATGAATTTGCATCTGAatgaaaaactaaaaaaacaTCACTGTTAAATGATATtgttctaaatatattttttttgtatatttttaaagtaatatacaGAAAGTAAACCTTGCAATATCTTTTTCGTTCCAATATCAAGATTCAAACTTTTTAGAATAATTCGTGTTATCCATTTAAACTCTAATGCGTttgatttctttaataaatctttgaacgtttcatttctttttaacgatAGATTATcgagaataaaattgatttgttCTATTGTGATATGAGAAGCTTCACGTTCAAAACGATTTCGTAAAACCCGATAAGCTTTATCCGCAAAATTGCAACGTGTAATATTCTTTGCAGTTGGAATTCTAAAACATTTTAGTTCCTTTTAAGATTTATGATTATAGCACACTATTAATActaggaaaaaataaatattaataatcttaCTTGTACTGTTTAAGTTTAATTGCATCCTTACTGTTTTTCCCTAAAcaaaatatacgaatataaAGATCGGCAAgagacttttcttttaaattatatgcCTCACGTTCTCGTTCAAGATCTGGTAAGATTAATCTTAATATAGGAAAGAGTGAAACGTCctgtaaaagaattttattgaaatattatgattttaatacatataatcattaacaactttaatttaaaaattcaaaattttaccATATCTGGATATTCAGTTTTTAATTCACGACCCATATTACGACATTTCTCAAAGAACTGCTCCAAAATATCAGCTTTCCTAGATATTTGTGATTTCCTAGTTTTAGAGATTTTCTCGAATATACCGCACAATTCCACAAATTCAATTTTACTGGCTAATGTTCCATTCATTTTGTTCctgtataaaaaagaatagaactcattaattatttgaaagataGAATCAATGTAATTTAGGAGATGAGATagttcatttataaaaatcgtttaatttctataaaaaatatttacatctttatttacAACGTAACATAAGTTTATAAATCATATACAGTAATAATCATACATCGTAAATaactttcttaaattaaatcgtaatataattttcaagataCATTCTTGCTAATAAATAGTTTTCAGACTGTAGATAAATAAGGTGTAGATTAAAGGCAGCTTCTTTTCTTAAATCTAAAAGATATGAATTCTTTTTAACTAAATCTCCAGGGTCCTTATCAAgtactaatttataaaattgtacagcTGCTGGTAATAAACCAATTTGATGAAATGCACGACCCATATTGTAGTATGTTTCTTGTTCACCATCTTCATTACGAAGTTGAGAATATTTCTTCAAGAAAGCAATAGCtggaatagaaaataacaaatatttaaatgttttttttatgcatatatttccTAAAacaagatattaaataaattataatctatgatttatttttcagctGTAATTACCTTGACTTACAAgttgattttttttagaagaaaatttctgGCATGCCATTTGTAATAAAGTTACACCAATAAGTAATGCCAATAAGGCACTGGGTACTACtttgaaaagagaaatataatcATTAAGAGCATATTTATATGTTCCCGAGATAAGACAGTTGTTTGCATGCATTATATGCAAGTATGAAAACACATCTTCCCTTCCAAGGAGCCGCATGATAAATCTATTGTGTCTACAATCTTCTGCTCTTTgcacaataatatttaataaattccaagAATTTGGTTCCTGACAAACGCGTATTAATTGTCGTACAATATTATATCCATGATAAGAATCATTGTTGTAAATACAAGAAAGTAAgcataaaaacataatatgaGAATTCCTGTTCTCAAATCTTTTAGATGTTAAAGCACTAGAACAGATTCTTTGTAGTAATCCATACTTTCTTAATGTACAAGCCAATTTACACATTTGCAAAAGTAAGagaaattctttcttctcACTTAATTCCGTATTATCTAAAAATGATGgtgcattttcttcttcaagtTTTTCGCCACAGGATAATCGATGAAGTTGCAATGTTTCCAAACGTTGTCGTACTGCATATGCTCTAGTTATTCCATTTAATTCAACTTTGTTTCTTATGTTTGCGCAGTGTCTAGAGAAAAGTAACATACcagattgaaaatattcatcaTACTTTTTTACTTTGAAAAGGAGTAATGTCCTTTGATATATTACTTGTGGATCTAAAGTATCTGACTCTGGATCTTGATTGAGAACTTCTATTGCTTTGTTGTATTGaccttttaatttatacagcTTAGCTAATGCTGTTCTTGCACCTAAATGTTGAGATGATAATTGTCTAACAATTTCATATGATTTTATTGCTCTTTTTAAGTCTTTGCAACCAACCCAACATTCCGCATGTCGTAACCATACTGCAGCTAAActataattattactattgACTAATACTTCTAATAGCATTAAAGcgtttttaaattcttttttccccaTTAAAGCTTCAGCTATATCTAAAAAGAGATCGCCAGAAATTTCtggattttcatttaaatagaaGTCGGGTAAAAAATTCTCAGCTAATTTAATCTGATTCAATTCAATAAGTATTACAAGAAATTTTGCCTTCAAGTCAACAACAACATTATCTGGCACTCCACAAGATTCTATTTCACATATATTGCTATCTTctaattcttctttcttatcatttccaaatctttttattattaaatcagAGTCTTGAGTACCATCAatggttttatattttacccAAATGctggtgtatgtggttaaaatatttaaacttcttttaaacttttttaatgctattaatatttcagtCATGATATTAACTTCTTCTAGAGTAATGAAACTAGGAcatttcgaaaaaatattttccattgcCTCTAATGCTTGTTCATTATTGTTCTCTTCCATGTATCGTTTAGCTAACATTTTAGCATACTTAATTATGTTTTGACCATCTTCAGGTTCTAATTGATGAACTAACTTCAAAAATCCTTTTAAATAAGCTCTTTTATCTCCATTACGATCCAAAAGTTGAGCTCTTGTTTCATATAAAGTTACATCTTTTGGGTTTGCCTGAATTGCTTTATTATAACATGTTATAGCTTGTTTTATGTCTCCACCTTCAAGAGACATATTAGCCAATCTCACCCACTGATCTGCATCTTTTGGACTAAGATGCGCTGCTATCAAAGCAAACTGTAATGACTTTTCTGGTTGATCTGTTTCATATATCATTGCTAATGTATGAAATGGTTCTGGAGCACTTGGTACTTGTCTATAGAAACattgaagaatttatattgttttatttattattatttaggaACGATACATCatcatttgaaaaaatacaCCTGCCTGATTATTTCCATACATATCTGAGCAGCTAATTCTGTATCTCCTCTAGCATATCTTAAATTTGCTTCACCCATAAGACCTTGCAGAACAGGTGGAAGTGTCCTTCTTTTCCGTCTATGACGTATTTGTCCTCCACTTTGTGGCTTTGATGCTTTAGATtgaattgttttatttgtttctacttcttcattttcaaaatcattTCTAAAAACAAGAGTTTGTTTACTAGGAATTTTATAAGAATACACAGATCTACATTAGGCCACTACCTAGAAAAATCAAATTCTGCAGTTTCTAAATCTACATCTTGATCCATTCTAGAAGAATATTCAGAGAATGTCAACTCTCCATTTAAAAACTGCTTTGTTAATTGATCCTCTTCATCTGcagttattaataaatcatgatcttcttcttctgtggTAATATCCATAGCAGAAGTACTTTGTCTCGAAAAAACATCTGATATAACATTTTGTGGCACATCTTCTATTTCTAAAGCTTTTGCTTCAATAAATTCTGTCATATCAACATTCATGTTATTTAAGGCATTTTCATCTAATTCTTCTATAATCACAGGAGCTATTGCATTTTTTTCATCGAACGCCATATTTTTATCCTTGAGcttttgatatatattatatgcactaaatgttattatcaaattatccACTTTTCAGTCACACAACAGAacactaaaataaatataagactAAACTTATGTATCTCTAAGTTTAAAGAGATTTACACATTAAATAGAGATAATGCAATTATCACACATAATATGTGATATAtgatatgaataataaaaaatatattatttctcaataaattattattggtgtacaataaaaatatattaaaaatgtttattgcaAGCTACTgattttatatacgtattaagagatatttacattataaatatacaaatattaacatttacaaTGCATGTTGATCGCATGAAACATAAATGTCATACAATATAGATATTACATCTACATCATATcgttaaaatacttttcatataatattattaataatttatacacaTTAACATTCGTGTActtatattgtaaattaaatatttataagaaataaatgtatataaaaggtTAAGTTACCACATAAATTGTTTACCTTTTATTAAAGTTCTAGTAGAGTGATTAATATTAGATTCCTGGCAcagatataactttataaatatacatttgtcttaaacatacaattattatatttttatttctgcgTCTACAAGATAACAACTTATACTTTTGATATTGACATCATCACTTTGCGATGTGAAGTTCTGTAAACAATACGATAGTAAACTGCATTATGATTTGTTTGTCCGTTGTTTATTGgcacaatttatatataatagaatatacgaGTTGTAATGTAGAGAAGTAAGGgacatacaaatattaaacgaaaatgTATGTTGTGAAtactttgatatttcatttgaagtggatttttattttaagaatgtTGAGGTTATGACATCAAAACAAggtttttaacaataaaaaaacatCTGTATATGTCATTTTTAGATATCTTAAacattaaataagaaattattatattatcttattattgCTCGAAACGTTGAAAAAAAAGCATGGGCAgagaaaatacaatttgataaattatgtcTCTCTACTACATGTAAGTTTTACAAAGTACAATATGCATGAATTGTAATCTCAATCACATTTATATAAACAGAATTAATTacaagttattttaattttttttattttaacgttcaaatataaataaaaatgtagtagtttattattaaaatttaaaaagaaagtttcttttgttgtGTTCTACAAtgtcattttaaaataatttattctaaattatattatatcataagtAGATGattctatattttgtatatttatttccttatttaaCAATTGTATGTGATAtgtgatattaattttcttatgtaTTTTTCAGCTGATATTAATAGTATGAAGCCACATACATGTTGGCTATATGtctctttattattactactTAATATTGTGATTCGATCATCTCATAATCAAGTAAACtgtttattagaaaaaaacaaTTCTATAAACTCTGAACTTAATAATGTACCTAAATTACCATGCCATGGCAATAGCCCTGAACAAGTAAAAGTCCATTTTACTAGCAGAATTGTTGAAAATGAATACATTGTTGCATTTAAAGGCTATTATAAACCACATACACgtgaaaattacataaaagcTGCATTGAATTCATCTGGTATTCATaagtggaaaattttatttcgtgacAACTTGGCTAGTAATTATCCAAGTGATTTTGATGTTGTTCTCTTAGAAGAAACAGATAAACATAATGGTCTTAGTGCTTTGACTGATCATCCTCTTATTAGAAGAGTAACTCCTCAAAGACTTGTACAAAGAAGTTTAAAGTTTGTCAATGCATCAGAGGATGCTGATTTTCtagaatacaaaaatttcaaaagaaaaattaacaattatgtGAGTTTTTATATTggacattttaattttaatttgtataatcaagataataatcaataataattttatttatcatgacttatattgaattttagaaCAATCAGTTTTGGCAATCAACCAATCGTCACACATCACGTAGATTATTAAGAGCTATTCCAAGACAAATTACAAGTATACTTCAAGCTGATGCTTTATGGGGTATGGGTGTTACTGGAAATGGAGTCAAGGTGGGTAATTTTGTTTGGGATATAGGtcttaagaaattaaataaattgaaataatatttattatatacataataattattattaggtAGCAATATTTGATACTGGACTAGCAGCTAGTCACCcacattttaaaaaaattaaagaacgttCAAATTGGACAAATGAAAAAACACTAGAAGATGGTTTAGGTCATGGGACATTTGTAGCTGGAGTTATTGCATCATCTTGTATAGATTGTCTTGGTTTTGCACCTGATGCTGAACTTCACATATTTCGTGTTTTTACTAATACTCAGGTATGTTTATCAGTATATTCAGTATATCTAATTTTCACTTAACTTCAAACATCAGAACATCCTTGCTTTTCACAGGTATCATACACATCGTGGTTTTTAGACGCATTCAATTATGCTATTCTTACAAAAGTTACTGTACTGAATCTTAGTATTGGAGGACCAGATTTTATGGACCATCCATTCGTTGATAAAGTATGGGAATTAACAGCAAATGGTGTAATTATGGTTTCTGCTATTGGTAATGATGGACCTTTATATGGGTAAGGAATtttctctatatttatttctcttaattttataatacaccAATAAATGGTATCTCATTTAATATAGCACCCTAAATAATCCTGCGGATCAGATGGATGTCATTGGAGTAGGTGGAATCAACTGGGAGGATCAAATAGCAAGATTTTCGTCACGTGGTATGACTACATGGGAGTTACCATCAGGATATGGGAGAGTAAAACCTGATTTAGTTACATATGGATCAGGAGTACGAGGTTCTGCATTACAAGCAGGTTGTAGAACCTTATCTGGAACTTCTGTTGCTAGTCCTGTTGTTGCTGGAGCTGTAGCACTTTTAGCCAGTGGGTTTGTACAAGCAGATGGATCTGTTAAACAAAgagtaattatatatcaaatctTTATCTTCTTGTACATTTATCtcttctataaataaatatagataaatgtttaatgacaaaattattattttaattattttagattaCTCCAGCAAGTATGAAACAAGCATTACTTACTTCTGCACGTCGTTTATCGGGAGTTGGAATGTTTGAACAAGGTGCTGGAAAGCTAGATCTTTTACGagcatttcattttctacgtTCGTATACACCTATCGCTACACTAAGCCCAAGGTAATtactttcttatattatacagttcattattttaatattaattataatatataaaatggtGTATAATATGATACATAAACTATGATGCACATTATTAGTTATATAGACTTAACTGAATGTCAGTATATGTGGCCATACTGTACACAAGCTGTATATCATACTGGTATGCCtacaattgtaaatataactataataaatgGCTTGGGAGTATCTGGTCATGTAACAGAGCTTGTATGGCATCCGTATACCGGCAATGGTAACGGTGAGCGAATCGATGTATCAGTAACTTATAGTGATGTTCTTTGGCCATGGTCTGGATGGTTAGCAGTTGCTATAACAGTTCCACCATCAGCTCGTGGTTGGCAAGGCATAGCACAAggttgaaattatttctatttctaatatattaaataatactctataatattattatgttagaatttaattctataaataGGTCATATATCGGTTACAATTGAGTCACCGCCAAGTGACGGAGAAGAAAAAGTAAGACAATCTAAAATAGAATTACCCCTAAAAGCAAAAGTTATTCCTACACCTCCCCATCAGTAAGTATCAGAAAGAAGTTTTAGTTATAGTATAGAATTTTGCTATACAACTAAAATTGAATAACATTTCCTTAATAGTAAACGTATCCTATGGGATCAATTTCACAATCTGCGTTATCCTCCCGGATACTTCCCGCGAGATGATTTACGTGTAAAAAATGACCCACTTGATTGGAACGGTGACCATATTCATACTAACTTTAAAGATATGTATCAGCATTTACGTAATGCTGGTTATTATTTAGAGGTACTTGGTGCTCCATTCACTTGTTTTAATGCCAAAAATTATGGTACCTTACTCATTGTCGATAGTGAAGAAGAGTTTTTTCCTGAAGAGGTAATATTATACGTGTTATATAAtgttcaataatattttctggtaatgtttaattaatttaaaatttacaaaaaactATGTTTCAGGTAGCTAAATTAAGGAAAGATGTAGAAGAAGAAGGTCTTTCTGTAGTCATATTTGCAGATTGGTATAATGTCACTGTTATGAggaaagtgaaattttatgatGAAAATACTCGGCAATGGTGGATACCAGATACAGGAGGTGCGAATGTGCCAGCTTTGAATGATTTACTATATCCTAACTGGGGAATTGCATTTGGTGACCAAGTACGCAATGGTCAATTTACTCTTGGTCAACATCCTCCTGTTACTTTTGCTTCTGGTACTACAATCACTCggtatgtaatataataaatatcatagctaactatttaaattatatatatattgactTTAATAatgagataaaatatattttttacatttatcaaGATTTCCAAAGGATGGAGTTATTCTTTATGCAGAATTACATGACCAAGGGCAGGAACTTTTGCTTGAATCAGAATCAAGATCTACAATCCCAGTGCCAATTCTCGGACTTTTTCAAACCAACGgttatgtaaatatgaaaaaactGTATAATGACAATTACAGTAACAACGAGATAGTGGAGAAAGAAAAtgtggaaaaaaataatatgaaagatcaaacaaaaattgtatcagGTAGAATTGTAGTATATGGGGATTCAAATTGTATCGATGACAGCCATTTACAAAAACGTACGTTTCTTTCATGAAATCTTTAACttagtaattatattattttttattgtttaattaaaactatatgttattttttagCTTGTTTTTGGATGCTTGATGCTATACTGGAATATACAACAACGGGACATATCGCAACTGTTTTTACAGACGAAAGTCAAACTAAGGCAAAAGTTCTTGAGAAGTCTAGTATTTTAGACAGTAATGAATTACCTCAACGTATGGAAGGAAGTTATTTGAAACGTCATAGTAAAGTATTACTGCCTGAAAATACTAATGCTGGTCATATTAGACCACTTCCATCTTGTCCTACTATTACTCCTGCTATTCCAAAACCTTTAAACGAATCTGTTCCTTTGTaagttattataaatgttattaaatttcattcgataaaTGAGTACATTACAGtataactttaattttatttcagaaatctTTATAAGCCTCAAAAACTATTGTCTGTTGGAGACACAATAGTTGCTATAAATCCAGTTCTACAAGATTCAAGTCCATTATGGCTTAGAAGACGTGTTGGAGGTGCAAATATTCCTACATTACATCACGCAGATCGAAATAATATTgatgaattaaaacaaaatgatCAAGATAATGGTATAATACTTACAAGTAAGTGGAGTTACATGGGAGGAATAATAATTGTAgcaagtatttttttttacttattaaatcGATGGAATTGCTTAATAACAAAAAGGCATTCTCGAAGAAAACGAACAGTCGGTAGATTACGCAGAGTTATTCAAACAATTTCTCTACGCAGAGTGCCTCAAATGTGACTGTGTATTTGACATACCTTCAACTAATGCAAGATAATGTTCAATTATCTGTGGTAAAcgcttaaaaatataacaaactaTATTATGTGCCTTTAAATATATAGTACTCAAGATAAATCTAAAagttacataaattattttgataaattttatgtgttgttgattaattttgtatagtgCAAGTTTCTGTTGATATACAGATATAAAATGCAAGATTACCCTATTATTTCGTTTATCAAGCatataagtgaaaaataaaaataaggacACAAACactttacatataaaaatatatatacattaaaatatattagtaaaatgcatggaataaagtaaatataaatttgcacgataaattataaaaacatcaTTTTAGAGTCaatattgacaatattttatatgtttatattttttcaaatattttaatattttaattaatagaacaCTCATTTGCTTTAggttaacaaatatatatatatacaaaaaatgtattatcaACTTATTATTAACTTGtggttataataattattagattttGTATAATGACATCATCATCCATTTTTGttacaaacaaataataatataatattattagcttacaaATGTTGCTACTTTGTAATATAGGCTacaaaaattccataaataaaactgtttttatatataaagctatttaattaatgaCACAGAAACGATTTCAATGTTTACAATGTGTTTGCAATGAAttttaagtataatattttttatataaacataatattaattacttttagaACATTcacattgaaattatattttaattataaaatggatTATATGTGACCCAATGTGCCCTATCTTGTTCTGCTGCAGATTTATGAGTCgtaaaaatacttttgaatACTTCTGATGCTTTGGGATCTTTAGCAACACTGTAATTatctttaacttttttatatGCTGGATCTTCAGCTTCAGTCCTATTACCATTGACCTTCACAGTAccatttttctcctctttcctcatttttttctttggtACTTCCTCTTGTCTAACATCTTGTGTTTGATTATCTTCATTATGTTTCTGTTTCTTAGATTTTTTCTGAGCTGTTTTTCGTTGGGtcatattttcttccattaaTTTAAGATCATCACCTTCTGcatttataataacaatatctGTTTCGGTAAAAGGCTGTTGACATTGATGACATatctgaaatatattataacatagaAATCTCaatatgtttcttttaatttttatacttataatAAAACTGCCTACCTTACTTCTGACTTCTTTAAGTGCTCTTTCACTCATTACACAGCCACATGACCATAAAAAGCAGAATTTATACTTTCCATTCATTTCTAGTCCAATAAGTGGACAAATATATGGACTCTTTCTTTCATCAATATAACAATCTCCTTTTTTTGCTTTGTTACCCTCAAATGCTGGATTAGATGTTAAATTTAGGTTTTTTATGTCTTTCAAAGTTTTAATATGTTGTGCTGATTCTGGAAGGGTATTTCGATCAAGGAGGCCTTCTAATACAGACTCTTTACTATAAAGACGACCTAAAGCACAACCAACAACTGGTGGTTGTAATGGTAATTGTTTAATTGTACAATGTCTCCACTTAAATGCTAACTCTGCTTCCTTATCTTTCTGCAattgattataaataattatatataattttatttcagttaaATACACAGTATGATaaggaattaatttttgtaaactaAAATTGATGATGTTTTATATGTCATTTATATGGCATTATATGTCATTCTTTTAGTAAATggatgatatataataaacctTATTACAtagatagtattacgtagAAAATTACTTGTTCTGGTTTCTTTTTGACTCTGACGAGTTCATCTCTGCGAGGAATAGTTCCACCATCACAACCCATGATATATCgtagattaaattaaaaatacgattaCGATTTTTAATCCTAAGCAGATCTGTGTCAAATGCTGTTAAGGACTATACGACAACCAACAGCCTCCTCTTTGCCACAATGTCAAAAGCACAGTGTAAGGTGTaaacagagagaaaatttCCTCTCTAGTGTAATATAAAGATATCTCGTGTTTTGATGACGCACCTCTATCCTATTGGTGTATTTGTGACGATTATTAGGTAGTGTGAGTAGTGATTATTTCCTCTAGCCATCAC
Protein-coding sequences here:
- the LOC132912749 gene encoding general transcription factor 3C polypeptide 3 — its product is MAFDEKNAIAPVIIEELDENALNNMNVDMTEFIEAKALEIEDVPQNVISDVFSRQSTSAMDITTEEEDHDLLITADEEDQLTKQFLNGELTFSEYSSRMDQDVDLETAEFDFSRNDFENEEVETNKTIQSKASKPQSGGQIRHRRKRRTLPPVLQGLMGEANLRYARGDTELAAQICMEIIRCFYRQVPSAPEPFHTLAMIYETDQPEKSLQFALIAAHLSPKDADQWVRLANMSLEGGDIKQAITCYNKAIQANPKDVTLYETRAQLLDRNGDKRAYLKGFLKLVHQLEPEDGQNIIKYAKMLAKRYMEENNNEQALEAMENIFSKCPSFITLEEVNIMTEILIALKKFKRSLNILTTYTSIWVKYKTIDGTQDSDLIIKRFGNDKKEELEDSNICEIESCGVPDNVVVDLKAKFLVILIELNQIKLAENFLPDFYLNENPEISGDLFLDIAEALMGKKEFKNALMLLEVLVNSNNYSLAAVWLRHAECWVGCKDLKRAIKSYEIVRQLSSQHLGARTALAKLYKLKGQYNKAIEVLNQDPESDTLDPQVIYQRTLLLFKVKKYDEYFQSGMLLFSRHCANIRNKVELNGITRAYAVRQRLETLQLHRLSCGEKLEEENAPSFLDNTELSEKKEFLLLLQMCKLACTLRKYGLLQRICSSALTSKRFENRNSHIMFLCLLSCIYNNDSYHGYNIVRQLIRVCQEPNSWNLLNIIVQRAEDCRHNRFIMRLLGREDVFSYLHIMHANNCLISGTYKYALNDYISLFKVVPSALLALLIGVTLLQMACQKFSSKKNQLVSQAIAFLKKYSQLRNEDGEQETYYNMGRAFHQIGLLPAAVQFYKLVLDKDPGDLVKKNSYLLDLRKEAAFNLHLIYLQSENYLLARMYLENYITI
- the LOC132912571 gene encoding membrane-bound transcription factor site-1 protease produces the protein MKPHTCWLYVSLLLLLNIVIRSSHNQVNCLLEKNNSINSELNNVPKLPCHGNSPEQVKVHFTSRIVENEYIVAFKGYYKPHTRENYIKAALNSSGIHKWKILFRDNLASNYPSDFDVVLLEETDKHNGLSALTDHPLIRRVTPQRLVQRSLKFVNASEDADFLEYKNFKRKINNYNNQFWQSTNRHTSRRLLRAIPRQITSILQADALWGMGVTGNGVKVAIFDTGLAASHPHFKKIKERSNWTNEKTLEDGLGHGTFVAGVIASSCIDCLGFAPDAELHIFRVFTNTQVSYTSWFLDAFNYAILTKVTVLNLSIGGPDFMDHPFVDKVWELTANGVIMVSAIGNDGPLYGTLNNPADQMDVIGVGGINWEDQIARFSSRGMTTWELPSGYGRVKPDLVTYGSGVRGSALQAGCRTLSGTSVASPVVAGAVALLASGFVQADGSVKQRITPASMKQALLTSARRLSGVGMFEQGAGKLDLLRAFHFLRSYTPIATLSPSYIDLTECQYMWPYCTQAVYHTGMPTIVNITIINGLGVSGHVTELVWHPYTGNGNGERIDVSVTYSDVLWPWSGWLAVAITVPPSARGWQGIAQGHISVTIESPPSDGEEKVRQSKIELPLKAKVIPTPPHHKRILWDQFHNLRYPPGYFPRDDLRVKNDPLDWNGDHIHTNFKDMYQHLRNAGYYLEVLGAPFTCFNAKNYGTLLIVDSEEEFFPEEVAKLRKDVEEEGLSVVIFADWYNVTVMRKVKFYDENTRQWWIPDTGGANVPALNDLLYPNWGIAFGDQVRNGQFTLGQHPPVTFASGTTITRFPKDGVILYAELHDQGQELLLESESRSTIPVPILGLFQTNGYVNMKKLYNDNYSNNEIVEKENVEKNNMKDQTKIVSGRIVVYGDSNCIDDSHLQKPCFWMLDAILEYTTTGHIATVFTDESQTKAKVLEKSSILDSNELPQRMEGSYLKRHSKVLLPENTNAGHIRPLPSCPTITPAIPKPLNESVPLNLYKPQKLLSVGDTIVAINPVLQDSSPLWLRRRVGGANIPTLHHADRNNIDELKQNDQDNGIILTSKWSYMGGIIIVASIFFYLLNRWNCLITKRHSRRKRTVGRLRRVIQTISLRRVPQM
- the LOC132912579 gene encoding replication termination factor 2; its protein translation is MGCDGGTIPRRDELVRVKKKPEQKDKEAELAFKWRHCTIKQLPLQPPVVGCALGRLYSKESVLEGLLDRNTLPESAQHIKTLKDIKNLNLTSNPAFEGNKAKKGDCYIDERKSPYICPLIGLEMNGKYKFCFLWSCGCVMSERALKEVRSKICHQCQQPFTETDIVIINAEGDDLKLMEENMTQRKTAQKKSKKQKHNEDNQTQDVRQEEVPKKKMRKEEKNGTVKVNGNRTEAEDPAYKKVKDNYSVAKDPKASEVFKSIFTTHKSAAEQDRAHWVTYNPFYN